Proteins from a single region of Gossypium arboreum isolate Shixiya-1 chromosome 1, ASM2569848v2, whole genome shotgun sequence:
- the LOC108481695 gene encoding rust resistance kinase Lr10-like, producing the protein MDSFVYFLFHGPHVYYNSWNPPRRTYILCLAITGGVIFLRSFPGIICLLALVTYKWRRRHLSMDDMIEEFLQSQNNLVPIRYSFKEIKKMTKNFKDKLGEGGYGSVFKGKLRSGHQAAIKLLGKSKGNGQDFINEVASIGRIHHANVAKLIGFCVEGSKQALVYDFMSNGSLDKIIFTEENKNTLGWKKMFDIVLGVAQGIHYLHQGCDMQILHFDIKPHNILLDENFNPKVSDFGLAKLYSIDDSIVSLTAARGTIGYIAPELVYKNLGGISYKADIYSFGMLLVEMVGRRKNVNAFADHTSQIYFPSWIYDRLDQGEDIELGYVSDDEKVMVKKMIITAFWCIQLLPSDRPSMSKVLKMLESDVELLEMPPKPFHQLPLETSMEVHNCENSNDETSTPLDNVTIASSNIA; encoded by the exons ATGGACAGCTTTGTCTATTTCCTTTTCCATGGCCCCCATGTCTACTACAATTCATGGAATCCACCAAGAA GAACTTATATTCTTTGTTTGGCAATAACAG GTGGAGTTATCTTTTTGAGGTCGTTTCCTGGGATAATTTGTTTGCTTGCTCTTGTTACGTACAAATGGAGAAGAAGACATTTATCTATGGATGATATGATCGAAGAGTTCCTTCAAAGCCAAAATAATCTGGTGCCAATAAGGTAttcttttaaagaaattaaaaaaatgaccaaaaattttaaagataaattaGGTGAAGGGGGTTATGGCTCAGTGTTTAAAGGAAAGCTTCGTAGTGGGCATCAAGCGGCAATAAAATTGTTGGGTAAGTCAAAAGGTAATGGCCAAGATTTCATAAATGAAGTTGCTTCTATTGGGAGAATTCATCATGCTAATGTGGCAAAACTTATTGGATTTTGTGTGGAGGGATCAAAGCAAGCTCTGGTATATGACTTCATGTCTAATGGATCTTTAGATAAAATCATATTTACAGAAGAAAATAAGAACACTTTGGGCTGGaaaaaaatgtttgatattgtgcTTGGGGTGGCTCAAGGAATTCATTACTTGCATCAAGGATGTGACATGCAAATCCTACATTTTGATATCAAGCCACACAATATTCTTCTTGATGAGAATTTTAATCCAAAAGTTTCCGATTTTGGTCTTGCTAAATTGTATTCGATAGATGATAGCATTGTCTCTCTCACTGCGGCACGAGGAACGATAGGATATATTGCTCCTGAATTGGTTTACAAAAATCTTGGAGGCATCTCATACAAAGCCGATATTTATAGTTTTGGAATGTTACTGGTGGAAATGGTAGGAAGGAGAAAGAATGTGAATGCATTTGCTGACCACACTAGTCAGATCTATTTTCCATCTTGGATTTATGACCGATTAGATCAAGGAGAGGACATAGAGCTAGGATATGTTTCTGACGATGAAAAAgtaatggtgaagaagatgataataacAGCCTTTTGGTGTATACAATTACTACCTTCTGATCGCCCTTCAATGAGTAAAGTCTTGAAGATGCTTGAATCTGATGTTGAACTCCTTGAGATGCCTCCTAAGCCATTCCATCAACTTCCTCTTGAAACATCAATGGAGGTTCATAATTGTGAGAACTCTAATGATGAGACAAGTACACCGTTGGATAATGTTACTATAGCGAGTTCAAATATTGCATAA
- the LOC128295590 gene encoding rust resistance kinase Lr10-like, which yields MDDMIEEFLQSQNNLVPIRYSFKEIKKMTKNFKDKLGEGGYGSVFKGKLRSGHQAAIKLLGKSKGNGQDFINEVASIGRIHHANVAKLIGFCVEGSKQALVYDFMSNGSLDKIIFTEENKNTLGWKKMFDIVLGVAQGIHYLHQGCDMQILHFDIKPHNILLDENFNPKVSDFGLAKLYSVDDSIVSLTAARGTIGYIAPELVYKNLGGISYKADIYSFGMLLVEMVGRRKNVNAFADHTSQIYFPSWIYDRLDQGEDIELGYVSDDEKVMVKKMIITAFWCIQLLPSDRPSMSKVLKMLESDVELLEMPPKPFHQLPLETSMEVHNCENSNDETSTPLDNVTIASSNIA from the coding sequence ATGGATGATATGATCGAAGAGTTCCTTCAAAGCCAAAATAATCTGGTGCCAATAAGGTAttcttttaaagaaattaaaaaaatgaccaaaaattttaaagataaattaGGTGAAGGGGGTTATGGCTCAGTGTTTAAAGGAAAGCTTCGTAGTGGGCATCAAGCGGCAATAAAATTGTTGGGTAAGTCAAAAGGTAATGGCCAAGATTTCATAAATGAAGTTGCTTCTATTGGGAGAATTCATCATGCTAATGTGGCAAAACTTATTGGATTTTGTGTGGAGGGATCAAAGCAAGCTCTGGTATATGACTTCATGTCTAATGGATCTTTAGATAAAATCATATTTACAGAAGAAAATAAGAACACTTTGGGCTGGaaaaaaatgtttgatattgtgcTTGGGGTGGCTCAAGGAATTCATTACTTGCATCAAGGATGTGACATGCAAATCCTACATTTTGATATCAAGCCACACAATATTCTTCTTGATGAGAATTTTAATCCAAAAGTTTCCGATTTTGGTCTTGCTAAATTGTATTCAGTAGATGATAGCATTGTCTCTCTCACTGCGGCACGAGGAACGATAGGATATATTGCTCCTGAATTGGTTTACAAAAATCTTGGAGGCATCTCATACAAAGCCGATATTTATAGTTTTGGAATGTTACTGGTGGAAATGGTAGGAAGGAGAAAGAATGTGAATGCATTTGCTGACCACACTAGTCAGATCTATTTTCCATCTTGGATTTATGACCGATTAGATCAAGGAGAGGACATAGAGCTAGGATATGTTTCTGACGATGAAAAAgtaatggtgaagaagatgataataacAGCCTTTTGGTGTATACAATTACTACCTTCTGATCGCCCTTCAATGAGTAAAGTCTTGAAGATGCTTGAATCTGATGTTGAACTCCTTGAGATGCCTCCTAAGCCATTCCATCAACTTCCTCTTGAAACATCAATGGAGGTTCATAATTGTGAGAACTCTAATGATGAGACAAGTACACCGTTGGATAATGTTACTATAGCGAGTTCAAATATTGCATAA